The following coding sequences lie in one Cannabis sativa cultivar Pink pepper isolate KNU-18-1 chromosome 5, ASM2916894v1, whole genome shotgun sequence genomic window:
- the LOC133037841 gene encoding polygalacturonase inhibitor 2-like, with translation MSKLHLTLFLFITIILTHQCVKDASAACHVDDESALLSFKSGITVDPSGMLSSWKKGTDYCSWPGINCRVNNRVTELSLVGQPDQPKSFLSGTISPSLAKLRFLSGLYLQDLRNLTAPFSGLLFQLPNIDFVYIENNRLSGWIPENIGDLARLGALSLYGNRFTGTIPSSISKLTQLTQLKLGGNLFTGSFPTVIQNLKNLT, from the coding sequence ATGAGCAAACTTCATCTCACCCTCTTCCTCTTCATCACCATTATTCTCACCCACCAATGTGTCAAAGATGCCTCAGCCGCCTGCCACGTGGACGACGAATCGGCTCTACTGAGCTTCAAATCCGGCATCACAGTTGATCCTTCAGGCATGCTCAGCTCTTGGAAAAAAGGTACTGACTATTGCTCTTGGCCGGGTATTAACTGTCGGGTCAACAATCGAGTCACGGAGCTTTCGTTAGTGGGTCAACCCGATCAACCCAAAAGCTTCTTATCTGGTACAATCTCACCATCTCTTGCAAAGCTCAGATTTTTAAGCGGCCTTTACCTTCAAGATCTTCGAAATCTCACGGCTCCATTTTCGGGTCTGCTTTTTCAGCTACCCAACATAGATTTTGTCTACATTGAGAACAACAGGCTTTCGGGTTGGATACCCGAAAACATTGGGGATTTAGCCCGTTTAGGTGCCCTTAGCTTATACGGGAATCGATTCACTGGAACGATTCCGAGTTCAATTTCGAAGTTGACTCAGTTAACTCAGCTCAAACTCGGTGGGAATCTCTTCACTGGGTCTTTCCCAACTGTGATCCAAAACCTAAAAAACCTAACTTGA